The Pectobacterium sp. A5351 genome contains the following window.
GAATCGAACGTCAGCCCTTTACCTACCAGCACAATCGGGCGGGTTTCCGGGTTTGGATCGCCTTTATATTCGATCACGGACATCAGCGATTCATTCTGCGAGCCCTGACCCACGGCCAGATAGGCATTCATGCCCAGCTCTTTCATCTGCTGTTCGCCAATCACGCGCGTGATGATGTTCTGGCTGTAGGTATCGGCCAACTGACGCGCCTGCGAAGCCAGATAGGCGGCATTACAGATATTTGGTGGCATGTTGCCGAGATCTTTCGCGGCTTTGATGCCCGCAGCAATCGCCAGGCCGTGCTGAATAGCGCGCTCGCCGCTGGTCAGCTCACGGCGCGTTGGCACGTTGAAGACCATTTTGCGCAGCGGACGGCGCAGCTCGACCTTGTTGCTCTTGAGCTGATCGAAGGTATACAGCGTTTCTTTGGCGGTTTCGACCGCCTGACGCACTTTCCAGTAGGTATTACGGCCTTTCACGTGCAGCTCGGTCAGGAAGCAGACCGCTTCCATCGAGCCGGTTTCGTTCAGGGCGTTGATCGTCTTCTGAATCACCTGTTTGTACTGGCGTTCATCAAGTTCGCGCTCTTTACCGCAACCAATCAGCAGAATGCGCTCGGAAAGAATGTTAGGTACATGGTGCAAAAGCAGTGATTGCCCCACTTTGCCTTCTAATTCACCACGGCGAAGCAACGCGCTGATGTAGCCGTCGCTGATTTTATCGAGTTGTTCGGCAATAGGGGACAGACGACGCGGTTCAAACACGCCGACGACAATGCAGGCACTGCGTTGTTTTTCCGGGCTACCGCTTTTTACGCTGAACTCCATGTACTCTCCTGAATCTTAAAGACAACGGCGGGGGCAACGGCTAGAATGTGACACTCCGTAATACTTCCCGCCGTTGCGTTAACATAACCTGTGTTAATCTTAACGACGTAGCGAACCTGTTTTAGTGACTAATAAGCAGGTTCTGATACAACTGCTCAAACGCAATGTGTTGTAATACCGTTTTAGCTAAGAGGGCTGCCAAAAATGAGTATAAATGGCGCGTTAGCGAAGAAACTATCGATTTTCCTGCAAAAAGACAAGTTTTCACAGGCGTAATTAAGCGTGATCATCATTCGATATCTGGTACGGGAAACCTTTAAGAGCCAACTGGCCATCCTTTTCATTCTGTTACTGATTTTCTTTTGTCAGAAATTGGTACGGATACTGGGTGCCGCTGTTGATGGTGAAATCCCGACAAATTTGGTTATCTCCCTGTTGGGATTGGGCGTGCCAGAGATGGTGCAGCTCATCCTGCCATTAAGCCTGTTTCTTGGCGTATTGATGACGTTTGGCCGCCTCTATGCGGAAAGCGAGATCACCGTCATGCACGCCTGCGGGCTGGGCAAACGCGTGTTGATGAAAGCTGCGCTGGCCTTGGCGGTATTCACCGCCACCATCGCCACCATTAACGTTATGTGGCTCAGCCCGTGGTCGTCCCGGCATCAGGAAGAGGTGCTGGCGGAAGCGAAAGCGAACCCCGGTATGGCGGCATTGGTAGAAGGGCAGTTCCAGTCCGCACAGGGTGGCAACGCGGTGCTGTTTGTCGGCAATGTCAAAGGCTCGGAGTTTGAGCACGTCTTTCTGGCTCAACTGCGCCCCAGCGGGAATGCGCGGCCTTCTGTCGTCGTGGCCGATCGCGGCCATATCAAGCAGAACGAAGATGGTGCGCAGGTCGTGACGTTGGATAACGGTTCGCGTTACGAAGGCACGGCGCTTTTGCGTGATTTTCGTATCACGGATTTCACCAACTATCAGGCTGTGATCGGTCACCAGGCCGTGACGCTGAATAATAGCGACGTGCAGCAAATGGATATGCAGACCCTGTGGCATTCGGATGCGCACGATGCGCGTGCAGAGTTCCACTGGCGGCTGACGTTGATTATTTCGGTACTGATCATGGCGCTGATGGTGGTGCCGCTGAGTGTGGTGAACCCACGTCAGGGGAGGGTGCTGAGTATGCTGCCTGCGATGCTGCTGTACCTGATTTTCTTCCTGTTGCAAAGCTCTCTGCGTTCTAACGCCAGTAAAGGCAAAATCGATCCGATGGTATGGGTCTGGCTGACTAACCTGACGTATTTCGGTATCGGGGTCATGCTTAACCTATGGGATACCGTGCCGATGCGCAAAGTGCGCGCCCGCTTTAAGCCTCGTACTCTTAGAACACAAGGAGCGGCCTGATGTTTGGTGTATTAGACCGCTATATCGGCAAAACGATTTTCACCACCATCATGACGACGCTGTTCATGCTGGTGTCGCTCTCCGGCATCATCAAGTTTGTCGACCAACTGCGTAAAGTTGGGCAGGGCGAGTATTCGGCGCTGGGCGCTGGGTTGTACACTTTGCTTAGCGTACCCAAAGATATTGAGATCTTCTTCCCAATGGCGGCGCTGCTTGGTGCATTGCTTGGGCTAGGCCAGCTTGCGACCCGCAGCGAACTTGTGGTGATGCAGGCTTCCGGTTTTACCCGCTTGCAGATTGCGACGGCCGTGATGAAAACCGCGATTCCGTTGGTGCTGCTGACGATGGCGATTGGCGAATGGGTTTCTCCGCAAGGGGAACAGATGGCGCGCAACTACCGTTCTCAGATGATCTCCGGTGGGTCGATGATCTCTACGCAGGGCGGACTGTGGGCAAAAGACGGTAATGACTTTATCTATATCGAACGGGTGACGGGCGATAAAGAGCTGTCTGGCGTCAACATCTACCACTTCGACGATAAGAACAAGCTGCTATCTGTGCGCTATGCGGCTTCCGCCGAGTTTGAAGATGACAGGAATGTCTGGAAGCTCTCGCAGGTTGATGAATCTGATTTGAGCGACGGCAAACAAATTGGTGGCAGCCAGACGTTCAGCGGAGAATGGAAAACCAACCTGACGCCGGATAAGCTGGGTGTTGTGGCGCTTGAGCCGGATGCGCTGTCGATCCGTGGGCTACATAATTACGCCAAATACCTGAAACAAAGTGGGCAAGAGTCGAATCGCTACCAACTGAACATGTGGAGCAAAATCTTTGCACCGGTTTCCGTCGCGGTGATGATGCTCATGGCGGTCTCTTTCATCTTCGGCCCGCTGCGCAGCGTGTCGGCGGGTTCACGCATCGTGATAGGTATCAGCTTCGGTTTCCTCTTCTACCTGCTGAATGAGATTTTCCGCCCACTCAGCCTGGTCTATGGCATCCCGCCGATCCTGGGCGCGATATTGCCGAGCTCGGTGTTTCTGTTCATCAGCGTCGCGCTGCTGCTTAAACGCCGATAGCCCCCAATAAGTCTGAAAAAGCGCTGAGTGAATCAATCCTCGGCGCTTTTTTATTGGCTGTGACAAAGTGCCCTCGGCAACGTCCATTACCGCACCATATTAATGTGAAACGGGCATAACACGTTGCTAAAGATGATTTTTTCAGCACTTAACCGAACACGGAGTGGATTAACGTTGCGCGAGAGCCATCAAACGGTATAATGCACCCGTTTTCCGCATACTACTTCTGTGCCGAAGTGGCGAAATCGGTAGACGCAGTTGATTCAAAATCAACCGCCGCAAGGTGTGCCGGTTCGAGTCCGGCCTTCGGCACCAACAGTATGAAAATTAAGTCACCTCAGGGTGGCTTTTTTTATGTCCGTAATCGTCCAGTAACGTCCATATCACATTGTAAAATAACGATTTTAATTTACTTCTCATCTCTGCGATTTTGTCTGTTTTATCCACAGTGGTCTTTTTTCGTCCATTGACATCCAGATGATTTGGGGGTCAAGATGAGGGTCAATTCACTTCGATTATGAGTTGACCCCCAAATTATGGCACTGACCGACGTTGTTGCCCGTACCGCCAAGCCCCGCGAGAAAGCTTATAAGCTGGCGGACGCGCACGGCCTGTATCTTTTGGTGAGTCCGAACGGCTCTAAGCGCTGGTATCTCAAGTACCGCTTTGAAGGTAAGGAAAGCCGGATTGCGTTCGGTGCCTATCCGCTGATCTCGCTGGCGAAGGCCAGAGAGAAGCGTGATGAGATACGATTGCTGCTGTTGGAGGGTATCCACCCAACGGAAAAGCGTGAAGAAGAAAAAGAGCAGGCGCAAGAAGCGTTGAATACTTTTGCGAAGGTCGCGCAGGACTGGCACCGAAATATTAGCCAAAACCGGTGGTCAGAAACGCATGCCGGACGGGTATGGCGCGATATGGAACGAAATCTACTGCCTGCTATCGGGCATCGCCATATTGCCGACCTGAAAACTAAAGACCTGCTGGAGCCGCTGAAAGTCGTCGAACAGAACGGTCATCTTGATTTGGCGTCACGGCTGCGCCAGCGTGTCACCGATATCATGCGCTTCGCGGTGCAAAACGATCTGATAGAGCGAAACCCCGCGCAAGACCTCTCCGGCGCGATAGCTGCACCAAAAGCCACACATCGGCCAGCGTTGAAGCTGAACAAGCTGCCGGATTTTCTGACAAGGATTGAACGCCACAAAGGGCGGGCGTTAACCAGACTGGCGTTAAAACTCACGCTGTGCGTTTTTATCCGTTCCAGCGAGCTACGTTTCGCACGCTGGCCGGAAATCGATTTTAAACGTGCCATGTGGACGATACCGGCTGAACGTGAAGCCATCCCTGGTGTGAAGCACTCACAGCGCGGCGCAAAGATGCGCTCTGAACATCTGGTGCCGTTATCCCGACAGGCTTTAGCGTTGCTGGAAGAGATTAAGGTCATCAGTGGCGCTCATGAACTGATCTTCCCCGGCGATCGTCGGCCAACCAAACCGATGAGTGAAAA
Protein-coding sequences here:
- the lptF gene encoding LPS export ABC transporter permease LptF; the protein is MIIIRYLVRETFKSQLAILFILLLIFFCQKLVRILGAAVDGEIPTNLVISLLGLGVPEMVQLILPLSLFLGVLMTFGRLYAESEITVMHACGLGKRVLMKAALALAVFTATIATINVMWLSPWSSRHQEEVLAEAKANPGMAALVEGQFQSAQGGNAVLFVGNVKGSEFEHVFLAQLRPSGNARPSVVVADRGHIKQNEDGAQVVTLDNGSRYEGTALLRDFRITDFTNYQAVIGHQAVTLNNSDVQQMDMQTLWHSDAHDARAEFHWRLTLIISVLIMALMVVPLSVVNPRQGRVLSMLPAMLLYLIFFLLQSSLRSNASKGKIDPMVWVWLTNLTYFGIGVMLNLWDTVPMRKVRARFKPRTLRTQGAA
- a CDS encoding tyrosine-type recombinase/integrase, coding for MALTDVVARTAKPREKAYKLADAHGLYLLVSPNGSKRWYLKYRFEGKESRIAFGAYPLISLAKAREKRDEIRLLLLEGIHPTEKREEEKEQAQEALNTFAKVAQDWHRNISQNRWSETHAGRVWRDMERNLLPAIGHRHIADLKTKDLLEPLKVVEQNGHLDLASRLRQRVTDIMRFAVQNDLIERNPAQDLSGAIAAPKATHRPALKLNKLPDFLTRIERHKGRALTRLALKLTLCVFIRSSELRFARWPEIDFKRAMWTIPAEREAIPGVKHSQRGAKMRSEHLVPLSRQALALLEEIKVISGAHELIFPGDRRPTKPMSENTVNNALRTMGYDTTTEVCGHGFRTMACSALVESGQWSRDAVERQMSHQERNGVRAAYIHKAEHLDERRLMLQWWADYLDANREEYVVPYEFKKI
- the lptG gene encoding LPS export ABC transporter permease LptG, yielding MFGVLDRYIGKTIFTTIMTTLFMLVSLSGIIKFVDQLRKVGQGEYSALGAGLYTLLSVPKDIEIFFPMAALLGALLGLGQLATRSELVVMQASGFTRLQIATAVMKTAIPLVLLTMAIGEWVSPQGEQMARNYRSQMISGGSMISTQGGLWAKDGNDFIYIERVTGDKELSGVNIYHFDDKNKLLSVRYAASAEFEDDRNVWKLSQVDESDLSDGKQIGGSQTFSGEWKTNLTPDKLGVVALEPDALSIRGLHNYAKYLKQSGQESNRYQLNMWSKIFAPVSVAVMMLMAVSFIFGPLRSVSAGSRIVIGISFGFLFYLLNEIFRPLSLVYGIPPILGAILPSSVFLFISVALLLKRR
- the pepA gene encoding leucyl aminopeptidase, producing the protein MEFSVKSGSPEKQRSACIVVGVFEPRRLSPIAEQLDKISDGYISALLRRGELEGKVGQSLLLHHVPNILSERILLIGCGKERELDERQYKQVIQKTINALNETGSMEAVCFLTELHVKGRNTYWKVRQAVETAKETLYTFDQLKSNKVELRRPLRKMVFNVPTRRELTSGERAIQHGLAIAAGIKAAKDLGNMPPNICNAAYLASQARQLADTYSQNIITRVIGEQQMKELGMNAYLAVGQGSQNESLMSVIEYKGDPNPETRPIVLVGKGLTFDSGGISIKPADSMDEMKYDMCGAATVYGVMRMAAELALPLNIIGVLAGCENMVDGRAYRPGDVLTTMSGQTVEVLNTDAEGRLVLCDTLTYVERYEPDVVIDVATLTGACVIALGHHITGLMANHNPLAHELLSASEQSGDRAWRLPLTDEFQEQLESNFADMANIGGRPGGAITAGCFLSRFTRKYSWAHLDIAGTAWRSGKAKGATGRPVALLSQFLLNRAGQNDVE